In Lacerta agilis isolate rLacAgi1 chromosome 8, rLacAgi1.pri, whole genome shotgun sequence, one genomic interval encodes:
- the MLKL gene encoding mixed lineage kinase domain-like protein translates to MDTIQAILNVSVAIYNQCEKMTECNKHRERLVERVKILQRQVMRMHQACTTPRFPNDLVLMLKRTLNILEEIQTKLCKYGDLPQFQRYLKAHKMLKDFERMNMDISDVGHDLMRQLEIEKLLDDRQDLMKFKKPLVTQEGSQDLVEDCVSLKEMNKVQDAAVFTGITEIPKSQITNVTTLAECESYTMCSGKYNYCSVAIKIFKNPLNENKPQDVRSIFRTEIETMKKFESPYIVRLYGMCIDESGFPPEYSIITEYCEKGTLRQVLKKEPDLPWDIRLEMAKDAAIGLYRLHQTGDKPQVHYCINSTRFLVAKGYCVKLSGFELSQTVSSIRRKPKEKPQKEVSASAYICPEGLRSVEHQYNLASEIYSFGIVLWEIATGKIPFEGCTSKEIRDKVCNQEQEPLGDDCPPRLRDVINKCRDFDPSQRPTAEAIVNQLIVRDLLKE, encoded by the exons ATGGATACCATCCAGGCCATTCTGAACGTTTCGGTCGCCATCTATAACCAATGTGAGAAAATGACAGAGTGCAATAAGCACAGAGAGCGCCTTGTTGAACGTGTTAAGATCCTCCAGAGGCAGGTCATGCGCATGCACCAGGCCTGCACCACCCCCAGGTTCCCCAATGACCTGGTATTGATGCTGAAACGGACACTGAACATTCTGGAAGAGATCCAGACAAAGCTTTGCAAGTACGGTGACCTGCCCCAGTTCCAGCGGTACTTGAAGGCTCACAAAATGCTGAAGGACTTTGAAAGAATGAACATGGACATCAGTGATGTTGGTCATGACCTGATGAGGCAGCTAGAGATTGAGAAGCTATTAGATGACCGTCAAGACCTCATGAAATTTAAGAAGCCTCTTGTGACCCAGGAAGGCAGCCAGGATCTTGTTGAGGACTGTGTATCTTTGAAGGAGATGAACAAAG tcCAGGATGCTGCTGTTTTCACAGGAATCACCGAAATACCCAAAAGCCAGATCACCAATGTGACCACCCTGGCAGAGTGTGAGAGCTACACCATGTGCAGTGGAAAGTACAATTATTGCTCTGTGGCCATCAAAATCTTCAAGAACCCTTTGAATGAGAACAAACCACA GGATGTTAGGAGCATCTTTCGGACCGAAATCGAGACTATGAAGAAGTTTGAGTCTCCCTACATCGTCCGTCTGTATGGGATGTGCATAGATGAGAGTG GCTTCCCTCCTGAATACTCCATCATCACTGAATATTGTGAAAAGGGTACCCTGAGGCAAGTGCTGAAAAAGGAGCCTGACTTACCGTGGGACATTCGCTTGGAAATGGCAAAGGATGCTGCCATCGGCCTGTACAG GTTGCATCAGACCGGGGACAAGCCTCAGGTGCATTACTGCATCAACAGCACCAGGTTCCTTGTTGCCAAAGGCTACTGTGTAAAG CTCTCTGGGTTTGAACTGAGTCAAACGGTCTCTTCCATCAGACGGAAGCCCAAGGAGAAACCCCAAAAAGAGGTCAGCGCTTCAGCCTACATCTGTCCCGAGGGCCTGCGGTCAGTGGAGCATCAATACAACCTGGCCAGCGAAATATACAG ttttgGGATTGTCCTGTGGGAGATCGCAACTGGCAAGATCCCATTTGAAG GTTGCACTTCAAAGGAGATCCGTGATAAGGTCTGCAACCAGGAGCAAGAACCTCTGGGAGACGACTGCCCCCCACGCCTACGGGACGTCATCAACAAATGCCGGGATTTCGACCCTTCCCAGCGGCCAACTGCTGAAG CGATTGTGAACCAACTCATTGTTCGTGACCTTTTGAAGGAGTGA